The genomic stretch CGGGTTGAAGGGATTCGGGTAGTTCTGGTAGAGCTTGTACGACGTCGGACGCAAAATGTCGTGCGGATTCGCGGCGCCAGGCGCAGCCGGGCAAGCGGCGATAGCTTCGGGATCCGTCAGCGGATGCACGCGGCCGGGCATACCGGTCGAGTCGACGTGCAGCAGCGGGAACGCCCAATCGGTCAGCGGAAGCGCCGGGATCGAATCGATAGGAATACGCTGGTACTTCACGGGGTTCAGCGTCGCGGTACCTTCGGTCTGCGGAATGCTGCCGGCATCGAGGTCGAGCACATATTCCATGTTGATGTAGCCGACGTTGTCCTGATAGGAGACGTAGTCGGAAATCGTGATGTCACGTTCGCTCTGGCACTGGCCTGCGGGGGTCGGAACCGGGGGACGCGTGTTGGTGACGTCCTTGGCCACGCTCCACGTACGGCCGCAATTGCGGGACATGGAAATGTAGGCTTCGCTCTGCGGGAAGCCGCCTTCGGAGATGCCGTCGACATAGTCATAGATCCACAGCGAGCAGTAGAGATAGCCCGTTGTGCGGTCGAGACACAGGCTGGGGCGCTGAACGACGCGCTGCCATGCACCGGCGGCGGGAGTCGGCAGGGTCCAGTCGGTGGAGTCGAACCGGCCATGATAGATCGGCGTGAACTCGGTGTTCGCCTCGTCCCAGTGCCATACATCCGAGAACCACGGCTGAATCGTGCCTTCCAGCGAGAAGTAGGGGCTGGTCGTGAACGCGACGTGGAGGTTGTCGGAATTGTCGAAGATCGCGCTGCAATCCGTGTACACGCGGAACGTGTCACGATCGCACACCGCTGTATCCTGCGACGCGCAGTCCATATCCGCGGCGATGAAGTTCGTGATGTTGATGCGGGGACCCCAGTTGAGGCCGCCGTCTTCGGAAATCTGAGCGTAGAGATCGTTGTTGTACTGTGTCGCGGAATCGAGCGGCCAGTCGCGGCTCTTGGACCACAGATACGCCACACGGTGGGAATTCGGGGAAGCCACCACCAACTGAGCGATCACCTTCACAGTGTCCATGATCTGGAAACCGTTGCAGGCCAACTGGTCCCACTCAATCTGCACACCGTAACCCTGATCGTCCCACGTGGCATGACCACGCGAGTAGGCGACGGGCTGGGGAATACCGGACGTGTTGGCAGCGTCGCTCCAGCAGGTCGCCATATGGACCGTGCTGTCAAACGGGCTGATCGCCATCTTCGGCCAAAGATACTGGCCGTTGTGATCCGCCGAGCCCCAACCGGTCAGGCAATACGCGGGATTGTTGCTCGTGAACGCGCCGACACGGGCGTTGAAGTCCATCGCCGCCGTGGAATGGATGTAGCTGTTCATGATCTGATGGTAACCCGGGAAGGCAAAACCGCCGGGCAGCACTGCCACGTCGGTGTAGCCCG from bacterium encodes the following:
- a CDS encoding T9SS type A sorting domain-containing protein, whose protein sequence is MRRLYCIFLAAVVLFAVSAFAGVNDKVPMRNLPMSGGSSDPAYVPVTPPQHGNPVSLDDPTGRVYNCGTTWYDFQHNGTAGKMVGADADGFVHLVWMNGTTNVLSGPRQINYQVWDPTGDSMTFVTNGQPTGVMVNTTRAGYTDVAVLPGGFAFPGYHQIMNSYIHSTAAMDFNARVGAFTSNNPAYCLTGWGSADHNGQYLWPKMAISPFDSTVHMATCWSDAANTSGIPQPVAYSRGHATWDDQGYGVQIEWDQLACNGFQIMDTVKVIAQLVVASPNSHRVAYLWSKSRDWPLDSATQYNNDLYAQISEDGGLNWGPRINITNFIAADMDCASQDTAVCDRDTFRVYTDCSAIFDNSDNLHVAFTTSPYFSLEGTIQPWFSDVWHWDEANTEFTPIYHGRFDSTDWTLPTPAAGAWQRVVQRPSLCLDRTTGYLYCSLWIYDYVDGISEGGFPQSEAYISMSRNCGRTWSVAKDVTNTRPPVPTPAGQCQSERDITISDYVSYQDNVGYINMEYVLDLDAGSIPQTEGTATLNPVKYQRIPIDSIPALPLTDWAFPLLHVDSTGMPGRVHPLTDPEAIAACPAAPGAANPHDILRPTSYKLYQNYPNPFNPTTNIQFDLTRDARVTLKVFNVLGEEVATLFNNKWMSAGAQTAAFDASGLASGVYIYRIEVAGKAQSLKMVVMK